The Mercurialis annua linkage group LG2, ddMerAnnu1.2, whole genome shotgun sequence genome contains a region encoding:
- the LOC126670247 gene encoding NAC domain-containing protein 75 isoform X2 — MNNKSANLGSISSSDLIDAKLEEHQLCGSKQCPGCGHKLESKPDWLGLPAGVKFDPTDQELIEHLESKVEARDMKSHPLIDEFIPTIEGEDGICYTHPEKLPGVTRDGLSRHFFHRPSKAYTTGTRKRRKIQTECDLQGGETRWHKTGKTRPVMVNGKQKGCKKILVLYTNFGKNRKPEKTNWVMHQYHLGQHEEEKEGELVVSKIFYQTQPRQCNWTDRSAITTGEGSSDPNSRRDSGSGSCSSKEIIPNRDEITGAGVAAAFSSYASAAAAMDMQQLKADHFGFPPFRKSFDEVGIAEASTARENPGTCDEIREHHQRPHHVAHDHHHHHHQQQHHLHHQIATTAFHISRPSHPISTIISPPSLHHTSIILDDDPYHVSRLMLQNEIQQQQNQQHHHQQQQQQQHHKIGGGRSASGLEELIMGCTSSSDHIKEESSIANPQEADWLKYSSFWPDPDNQDHHG, encoded by the exons ATGAATAATAAGAGTGCTAATTTAGGTTCAATTAGTAGCTCTGATCTCATAGATGCAAAGCTTGAAGAGCATCAGCTTTGTGGATCGAAACAGTGCCCTGGTTGTGGACATAAGCTCGAATCGAAGCCG GATTGGTTAGGTCTACCAGCCGGAGTGAAATTTGATCCAACGGATCAAGAATTAATAGAACACCTCGAATCAAAAGTTGAAGCTAGAGACATGAAATCTCACCCTTTGATTGATGAGTTCATCCCCACCATTGAAGGTGAAGATGGGATTTGTTACACCCATCCTGAGAAACTTCCAG GAGTTACAAGAGATGGATTGAGCAGGCATTTTTTTCATAGACCGTCGAAGGCGTACACGACCGGAACACGAAAACGAAGGAAAATTCAAACGGAATGTGACTTACAAGGTGGCGAAACGAGGTGGCATAAAACCGGCAAGACCCGGCCGGTAATGGTGAACGGAAAACAAAAAGGGTGCAAGAAAATATTAGTGCTGTATACCAACTTTGGAAAGAACCGAAAACCCGAGAAGACTAATTGGGTTATGCACCAATACCATTTGGGTCAGCATGAGGAGGAGAAAGAAGGGGAGCTTGTGGTTTCGAAGATATTTTATCAGACTCAGCCGCGGCAGTGTAATTGGACTGATCGGAGTGCAATTACTACCGGCGAAGGGAGTAGTGATCCAAATAGTAGAAGAGATAGTGGGAGTGGGAGTTGTTCTTCTAAAGAAATAATTCCAAATAGAGATGAGATTACCGGAGCTGGTGTTGCTGCTGCATTTTCAAGCTACGCCTCAGCGGCGGCCGCCATGGATATGCAGCAATTAAAAGCTGATCATTTTGGGTTTCCACCTTTCAGAAAAAGCTTTGATGAG GTGGGGATAGCAGAAGCTTCAACCGCAAGGGAAAACCCAGGCACGTGTGATGAGATTCGAGAGCACCATCAGAGACCACATCATGTGGCCCatgatcatcatcatcatcatcatcaacagCAACACCATTTACACCATCAGATTGCTACGACAGCGTTTCATATCAGTAGGCCTTCACATCCGATTTCCACCATCATCTCTCCACCGTCTCTTCATCACACCTCCATCATTCTCGATGATGATCCCTATCATGTCTCCAGATTAATGCTTCAAAACGAAATCCag CAGCAACAGAATCAGCAGCACCACCACCAACAGCAACAGCAGCAGCAACATCATAAAATAGGCGGAGGAAGGTCGGCGTCTGGTCTGGAAGAACTCATTATGGGCTGCACTTCATCATCGGATCATATAAAAGAA
- the LOC126670247 gene encoding NAC domain-containing protein 75 isoform X1, with the protein MNNKSANLGSISSSDLIDAKLEEHQLCGSKQCPGCGHKLESKPDWLGLPAGVKFDPTDQELIEHLESKVEARDMKSHPLIDEFIPTIEGEDGICYTHPEKLPGVTRDGLSRHFFHRPSKAYTTGTRKRRKIQTECDLQGGETRWHKTGKTRPVMVNGKQKGCKKILVLYTNFGKNRKPEKTNWVMHQYHLGQHEEEKEGELVVSKIFYQTQPRQCNWTDRSAITTGEGSSDPNSRRDSGSGSCSSKEIIPNRDEITGAGVAAAFSSYASAAAAMDMQQLKADHFGFPPFRKSFDEVGIAEASTARENPGTCDEIREHHQRPHHVAHDHHHHHHQQQHHLHHQIATTAFHISRPSHPISTIISPPSLHHTSIILDDDPYHVSRLMLQNEIQQQQQQNQQHHHQQQQQQQHHKIGGGRSASGLEELIMGCTSSSDHIKEESSIANPQEADWLKYSSFWPDPDNQDHHG; encoded by the exons ATGAATAATAAGAGTGCTAATTTAGGTTCAATTAGTAGCTCTGATCTCATAGATGCAAAGCTTGAAGAGCATCAGCTTTGTGGATCGAAACAGTGCCCTGGTTGTGGACATAAGCTCGAATCGAAGCCG GATTGGTTAGGTCTACCAGCCGGAGTGAAATTTGATCCAACGGATCAAGAATTAATAGAACACCTCGAATCAAAAGTTGAAGCTAGAGACATGAAATCTCACCCTTTGATTGATGAGTTCATCCCCACCATTGAAGGTGAAGATGGGATTTGTTACACCCATCCTGAGAAACTTCCAG GAGTTACAAGAGATGGATTGAGCAGGCATTTTTTTCATAGACCGTCGAAGGCGTACACGACCGGAACACGAAAACGAAGGAAAATTCAAACGGAATGTGACTTACAAGGTGGCGAAACGAGGTGGCATAAAACCGGCAAGACCCGGCCGGTAATGGTGAACGGAAAACAAAAAGGGTGCAAGAAAATATTAGTGCTGTATACCAACTTTGGAAAGAACCGAAAACCCGAGAAGACTAATTGGGTTATGCACCAATACCATTTGGGTCAGCATGAGGAGGAGAAAGAAGGGGAGCTTGTGGTTTCGAAGATATTTTATCAGACTCAGCCGCGGCAGTGTAATTGGACTGATCGGAGTGCAATTACTACCGGCGAAGGGAGTAGTGATCCAAATAGTAGAAGAGATAGTGGGAGTGGGAGTTGTTCTTCTAAAGAAATAATTCCAAATAGAGATGAGATTACCGGAGCTGGTGTTGCTGCTGCATTTTCAAGCTACGCCTCAGCGGCGGCCGCCATGGATATGCAGCAATTAAAAGCTGATCATTTTGGGTTTCCACCTTTCAGAAAAAGCTTTGATGAG GTGGGGATAGCAGAAGCTTCAACCGCAAGGGAAAACCCAGGCACGTGTGATGAGATTCGAGAGCACCATCAGAGACCACATCATGTGGCCCatgatcatcatcatcatcatcatcaacagCAACACCATTTACACCATCAGATTGCTACGACAGCGTTTCATATCAGTAGGCCTTCACATCCGATTTCCACCATCATCTCTCCACCGTCTCTTCATCACACCTCCATCATTCTCGATGATGATCCCTATCATGTCTCCAGATTAATGCTTCAAAACGAAATCCag CAACAGCAGCAACAGAATCAGCAGCACCACCACCAACAGCAACAGCAGCAGCAACATCATAAAATAGGCGGAGGAAGGTCGGCGTCTGGTCTGGAAGAACTCATTATGGGCTGCACTTCATCATCGGATCATATAAAAGAA